The following are encoded together in the Acetobacter vaccinii genome:
- the nrdR gene encoding transcriptional regulator NrdR encodes MRCPFCGNPDSQVKDSRPNEEGSAIRRRRACLSCGQRFTTVERVQLRELVVVKQDGRRAVFEREKITRSIRIALRKRPVSEERIEQIVTGIVRQLEASGETEVATTRIGELTMDALKEVDSVGYVRFASVYRDFREARDFSEILTLMENSAAHPTE; translated from the coding sequence ATGCGTTGCCCTTTTTGCGGTAACCCGGACAGCCAGGTCAAGGACAGCCGCCCGAATGAAGAAGGCTCCGCCATCCGGCGGCGGCGGGCATGCCTGTCCTGTGGGCAGCGCTTTACAACCGTGGAAAGAGTGCAACTGCGCGAACTGGTTGTTGTCAAGCAGGATGGTCGCCGCGCTGTTTTTGAGCGTGAAAAAATAACCCGCTCCATCCGTATCGCCCTGCGCAAGCGCCCCGTTTCGGAAGAGCGGATTGAACAGATTGTAACGGGCATTGTACGCCAGCTTGAAGCATCCGGTGAAACGGAAGTGGCAACCACCCGCATTGGTGAACTGACCATGGATGCGCTGAAGGAAGTTGATAGCGTCGGTTATGTCCGCTTTGCCAGCGTGTACCGTGACTTCAGGGAAGCCAGAGATTTTTCTGAAATCCTGACCCTGATGGAAAACAGCGCAGCCCACCCGACAGAATAA
- the thiL gene encoding thiamine-phosphate kinase gives MVNSPPTSQSTNLPREFSFIRDHFGPLGGPAALGLRDDAAVFTPAEGRDLVVAVDTLVENVHFLPDDPPETIGRKLLRCNLSDLAAMGSKPEGWLLAFSRPAHITNDWTKRFSEGLHKDQETFGLSLMGGDTTSTSGPLVLSLTILGSVAHGQAIRRQGAKAGDGIWVTGTIGDGALGLQALQGTLEDPTGWLAEQYRLPRPRVGLPLFGLASAAMDVSDGLVQDCGHLARENGLHAVLYASTVPLSPAVQTAGSQWLPTCLTGGDDYEILMAVPPEHEAKLAASAMLDTPHGAVPVTRIGTFTNGPHTVTVLDDDGIPLTFPTGGWSHL, from the coding sequence ATGGTGAACTCCCCTCCGACCAGCCAATCGACTAACCTCCCAAGGGAGTTTTCCTTCATCCGCGACCACTTCGGGCCCCTCGGCGGGCCCGCTGCCCTTGGGTTGCGTGATGATGCTGCCGTCTTTACCCCCGCAGAGGGGCGCGACCTTGTTGTCGCAGTCGATACCTTGGTGGAAAATGTTCATTTTCTGCCAGACGACCCGCCAGAGACTATTGGCCGCAAGTTACTAAGGTGCAACCTGTCGGATCTTGCAGCCATGGGCAGCAAGCCTGAAGGCTGGTTACTGGCTTTTTCCCGCCCTGCACACATTACAAACGACTGGACCAAACGCTTCTCTGAAGGGCTCCACAAAGATCAGGAAACATTTGGCCTGAGCCTGATGGGGGGGGATACAACCTCCACCTCTGGCCCACTGGTACTGTCCCTGACTATTCTGGGTTCCGTTGCGCACGGGCAAGCCATCCGACGCCAAGGCGCCAAGGCTGGGGATGGAATATGGGTCACAGGCACAATTGGAGATGGCGCACTGGGCCTACAAGCCTTGCAAGGCACGCTGGAAGACCCAACAGGGTGGCTGGCTGAGCAGTATCGCCTGCCACGCCCTCGGGTTGGCCTGCCTCTGTTTGGATTAGCCTCTGCCGCCATGGATGTGTCTGACGGGCTTGTGCAGGATTGCGGGCACCTGGCACGGGAAAATGGGCTGCATGCCGTGCTGTATGCCAGTACGGTCCCACTTTCACCCGCGGTACAGACGGCGGGCAGTCAGTGGCTCCCTACCTGCCTGACAGGCGGGGATGATTACGAGATACTGATGGCAGTCCCGCCTGAGCATGAGGCCAAACTCGCTGCATCAGCTATGCTCGACACGCCGCATGGGGCCGTACCGGTTACCCGCATTGGCACTTTCACCAATGGCCCCCACACCGTCACTGTGCTTGATGACGATGGAATCCCCCTGACTTTTCCTACAGGCGGCTGGAGCCACCTGTAG
- the recQ gene encoding DNA helicase RecQ — MRRDRFVGRTPEDVLQTVFGFHGFRSLQAKAVGNVMDGQDTLVLMPTGGGKSVCYQVPALCRPGMGLVISPLIALMDDQVAGLRQLGINAAALHSELDEEESAKIRSDLAGGRVDLLYISPERLLSSGTLDRLVRIPLSVIAIDEAHCISAWGHEFRPEYRALTALPRHFPGVPRIALTATADERTREDILRALDMPHADILVSSFHRPNLNITVQAKGSEIKQLLAVTQQHKDAACIVYCGSRARTERIAESLKSRGLPALPYHAGLSPQEKKAALLRFRSGEPLIIVATIAFGMGIDRPDVRSVVHLDMPASPEAYYQQIGRAGRDGLPSETVMLYGGEDMARARYWLDQSAAPEQEKRVMRNRLEAMIALTETTGCRTQALLQCFGEVLEEPCGHCDNCRTPALTFDGTQAARKLLSAIYRTGECFGALHVIAVLRGKMTPVVERNGHDKLSVWGIGKERSETFWRGVTRQLIARGALKTEGQYGGLLLNHDIARPILRGDMEVHLRADPVTHSNSDSTPRSSAPRAMDDLSGDALLLFEALRQWRRDEAREQEIPPYLIFHDAVLKDIAEEQPDTIDKLGDIRGVGRSKLERYGDAVLAVIEENSTTGIIA; from the coding sequence ATACGTCGCGACAGGTTTGTAGGCCGCACCCCTGAAGATGTTCTGCAGACCGTCTTTGGCTTTCATGGCTTTCGCAGCCTGCAAGCCAAAGCGGTAGGCAATGTCATGGATGGGCAGGATACGCTTGTCCTTATGCCAACAGGCGGGGGGAAAAGCGTCTGTTATCAGGTGCCCGCCCTTTGCAGACCGGGGATGGGTCTGGTTATCTCCCCCCTGATTGCCTTGATGGATGATCAGGTTGCGGGCCTGCGCCAGCTCGGCATTAATGCCGCGGCTCTGCACTCCGAACTGGATGAGGAAGAGTCAGCCAAAATCCGATCAGACCTGGCTGGTGGGCGGGTGGACCTTCTCTATATTTCCCCTGAACGGCTACTGTCTTCGGGCACGCTCGATCGGCTGGTGCGCATCCCGCTATCCGTTATCGCTATTGACGAGGCACACTGCATCTCGGCCTGGGGCCATGAGTTCAGGCCCGAATACCGGGCTCTGACCGCACTGCCCAGGCATTTCCCCGGTGTGCCGCGCATTGCCCTAACTGCCACTGCGGATGAACGCACGCGGGAGGATATTCTGCGGGCGTTGGATATGCCGCATGCCGATATCCTTGTATCCAGCTTCCACAGGCCCAACCTGAATATTACGGTGCAGGCCAAAGGCTCGGAAATCAAACAGCTTCTGGCCGTCACCCAGCAGCACAAGGATGCCGCCTGCATTGTCTACTGCGGTAGCCGTGCACGAACCGAACGCATTGCTGAGTCCCTGAAGAGCAGGGGCCTTCCTGCCCTGCCTTATCATGCAGGTCTTTCGCCTCAGGAAAAAAAAGCGGCCTTGCTCCGCTTTCGTTCTGGTGAGCCGCTTATTATCGTCGCCACCATTGCTTTTGGCATGGGTATAGATCGGCCTGACGTACGCTCTGTCGTGCATCTGGATATGCCTGCTTCCCCTGAGGCCTATTACCAGCAGATCGGGCGCGCAGGGCGTGATGGCCTACCTTCGGAAACGGTCATGCTGTACGGCGGCGAGGATATGGCCCGCGCCCGATACTGGCTGGACCAGTCTGCGGCACCAGAGCAGGAAAAGCGGGTCATGCGTAACCGCCTGGAAGCCATGATTGCCCTGACAGAAACGACTGGCTGCCGCACACAGGCTCTGTTGCAATGCTTTGGCGAGGTGCTGGAAGAACCCTGTGGCCACTGTGACAACTGCCGAACCCCGGCTCTGACGTTTGATGGCACACAAGCAGCCCGCAAGCTGCTCTCAGCCATCTACCGCACAGGCGAATGTTTCGGCGCCCTGCATGTCATCGCTGTATTACGCGGTAAGATGACCCCCGTTGTGGAACGCAACGGGCACGACAAGCTCTCTGTCTGGGGTATCGGTAAGGAGCGGAGCGAAACCTTCTGGCGCGGGGTGACCCGTCAACTTATCGCTCGCGGTGCCCTCAAGACAGAAGGGCAGTATGGCGGCCTGCTACTGAACCACGATATTGCCAGACCCATTTTACGTGGCGACATGGAGGTGCACCTTCGGGCTGACCCTGTGACCCATTCCAATAGCGACAGCACCCCACGCAGCAGCGCACCAAGAGCAATGGATGACCTCTCTGGTGATGCACTTCTGTTGTTTGAAGCCCTGAGACAATGGCGGCGGGACGAGGCAAGGGAGCAGGAAATTCCCCCATACCTGATTTTTCACGACGCAGTCCTCAAAGACATTGCCGAGGAACAGCCCGACACCATAGACAAATTGGGGGACATCCGTGGGGTTGGCCGCTCCAAACTTGAACGATACGGGGATGCTGTTTTGGCCGTCATTGAAGAAAACAGCACAACAGGGATTATCGCCTGA
- a CDS encoding aspartyl/asparaginyl beta-hydroxylase domain-containing protein, with protein MKDSLLSDQAVFDRNTFKWIGLLEQNWQQIRDEATRINTAEIPSLGEISPDHGRIAADRRWRSFFLTGYGYKRAENCARVPLTSTLIEQIPGLVTAVFSVLEAGCHIPRHYGMTKGMLTYHLPLKVPKDREHCWIQIEDKDGLKVHPWAEGQSLLFDDTYNHEVWNNTTEDRYVLLIQVQRPCRGLARIVLKTFLWAVRHSRFVQDIKQHLDNRRDTAAA; from the coding sequence ATGAAAGACTCTCTACTCTCTGATCAGGCTGTGTTTGATCGCAATACATTCAAGTGGATTGGCCTGCTGGAACAGAACTGGCAGCAGATCCGTGATGAAGCAACACGCATCAATACCGCCGAGATTCCCTCATTGGGGGAAATCTCACCCGACCATGGCCGTATTGCCGCTGACCGGCGCTGGCGTTCGTTTTTTCTAACCGGCTATGGCTATAAACGGGCTGAAAACTGTGCGCGCGTGCCTTTGACCTCGACCCTAATTGAACAGATTCCAGGGTTGGTTACAGCCGTGTTCTCGGTGCTGGAAGCGGGATGCCATATTCCCCGCCACTACGGCATGACCAAGGGGATGCTGACCTATCACCTCCCGTTGAAAGTTCCGAAGGATAGGGAGCATTGCTGGATTCAGATTGAGGATAAAGACGGGTTGAAGGTCCACCCATGGGCGGAAGGACAGTCCTTGCTGTTTGATGATACCTACAATCATGAAGTCTGGAACAACACAACGGAAGACCGTTATGTTCTCCTCATTCAGGTCCAGCGACCGTGCCGGGGCTTGGCCCGTATTGTGTTGAAAACATTCCTGTGGGCCGTCAGACATTCGCGCTTTGTGCAGGATATCAAACAGCACCTCGATAACCGCAGGGATACAGCCGCAGCCTAA
- a CDS encoding NAD-dependent succinate-semialdehyde dehydrogenase, with product MAYATTNPYTGETLKVFPDATDQEVQAALDGAYNAYLAWRQTSFAERAKVMTAAATILRDNLDEYARVLTLEMGKLLAEAKAEVILSAEIFEYYAEHAERLLEAEALPVKKPEEGNAILVHEPQGIVLAIEPWNFPYYQIARIIAPQLSAGNTVLLKHASNVPQCAAAFDTLMEKAGLPAGAFRNLYMARHHTEVVLNDPRVCGVALTGSEGAGAVVASIAGKALKKATMELGGADAFIVLEDADLEKAVRWAVFGRHWNAGQVCVSAKRLIVVDAIYDRFLELYKKGVAELRAGDPLDAATTLAPLSSQKAADDLLKQVEEARKLGAVVEVIGSAVPEKGAFVQPLLMTGLENNNPARHWEFFGPVTQLYRAKDEDDAVRIANDSPYGLGGSVFTRDTKRGVAVARRIYTGMVFVNHPTMVKADLPFGGVARSGYGRELIGLGIKEFVNHKLIDVVDIDAPF from the coding sequence ATGGCATACGCCACAACCAACCCGTACACTGGTGAAACCCTTAAGGTTTTCCCTGACGCAACTGACCAGGAAGTTCAGGCGGCTCTTGATGGCGCTTATAATGCCTATCTGGCATGGCGTCAGACATCTTTTGCCGAACGCGCTAAGGTTATGACCGCAGCAGCAACCATCCTGCGTGATAATCTGGACGAATACGCCCGTGTTCTGACCCTGGAAATGGGCAAGCTGCTGGCGGAAGCCAAGGCAGAAGTGATCCTGTCTGCCGAAATTTTTGAATACTACGCTGAACATGCCGAGCGACTGCTGGAAGCAGAGGCGCTGCCGGTTAAAAAACCGGAAGAAGGCAATGCCATTCTGGTGCATGAGCCGCAGGGTATCGTGCTGGCGATCGAGCCCTGGAACTTCCCGTACTACCAGATTGCTCGCATCATCGCGCCGCAGTTGTCGGCTGGTAATACGGTTCTGCTCAAGCATGCTTCCAATGTGCCGCAGTGTGCCGCAGCCTTTGACACGCTGATGGAAAAGGCTGGTCTGCCTGCTGGGGCCTTCCGCAACCTGTATATGGCCCGCCATCATACCGAGGTGGTGCTGAACGACCCGCGCGTGTGTGGTGTTGCTCTTACAGGGTCTGAAGGGGCTGGTGCCGTTGTGGCTTCCATCGCCGGTAAGGCGCTGAAGAAAGCTACCATGGAACTGGGTGGGGCTGATGCCTTTATTGTTCTGGAAGATGCCGACCTTGAAAAGGCCGTGCGTTGGGCAGTCTTTGGCCGCCACTGGAACGCAGGTCAGGTTTGCGTTTCTGCCAAGCGCCTGATTGTTGTGGATGCGATCTATGACCGCTTCCTTGAGCTGTACAAAAAAGGTGTGGCCGAACTGCGTGCGGGTGACCCGCTGGATGCCGCAACAACGCTGGCTCCCCTGTCTTCTCAGAAAGCTGCGGATGATCTGCTCAAGCAGGTTGAAGAAGCCCGTAAGCTGGGTGCTGTTGTCGAGGTTATCGGTTCGGCCGTGCCCGAGAAGGGCGCGTTTGTGCAGCCGCTGCTGATGACGGGCCTGGAAAACAACAATCCGGCCCGGCACTGGGAGTTCTTTGGCCCTGTGACGCAGCTTTACCGCGCCAAGGATGAAGATGATGCGGTGCGTATTGCCAATGACTCACCCTACGGGCTTGGTGGGTCGGTGTTCACGCGTGATACGAAGCGTGGTGTGGCTGTTGCGCGGCGCATTTACACCGGCATGGTGTTTGTAAACCACCCGACAATGGTTAAAGCCGACCTGCCCTTCGGCGGTGTGGCACGTTCGGGCTATGGCCGTGAACTGATTGGTCTGGGGATCAAGGAATTCGTCAATCACAAGCTGATTGATGTTGTGGACATCGACGCACCGTTCTGA
- a CDS encoding AraC family transcriptional regulator, which translates to MSEPLPFVSEPKVYVIVQGRQQIMLRDKVFDYDASHYLVTAVDLPVAGCITQASHDHPYLALCLTLDPAQIAELLLAVNDRQVDPYQACIMGMGLSPLNTHITGPLLRLMSLLDQPEDISILKPLIIKELLYRLLQGDQGCALKQIATAGSSLSQINRAIHWIARHFMHAFDIADVAGIAGMSLSTFHRHFRAATNMSPMQYRTHLRLQEARRRMVSEHIDAAQAAFSVGYESPSQFSREYKRMFGRPPAQDVKAVGVSQDAEAAPNIKRAGGLS; encoded by the coding sequence TTGAGCGAGCCACTGCCATTTGTTTCTGAACCCAAGGTTTACGTTATTGTGCAGGGTCGCCAGCAGATCATGCTGCGCGACAAGGTGTTTGATTACGATGCCAGCCACTATCTGGTCACTGCAGTGGACCTCCCTGTAGCCGGGTGCATCACCCAAGCATCGCACGACCATCCTTATCTTGCACTGTGCCTGACACTGGACCCCGCACAAATTGCGGAGCTGTTACTGGCTGTGAATGACAGGCAGGTTGACCCCTATCAGGCATGCATCATGGGCATGGGGCTAAGTCCGCTCAACACCCACATTACCGGCCCCTTGCTGCGCCTGATGAGTCTGCTGGATCAACCCGAGGACATTTCCATCCTGAAACCCTTGATTATCAAGGAACTGCTTTACCGCCTGCTACAGGGGGACCAAGGATGCGCCCTGAAACAGATCGCAACAGCAGGCAGCAGCCTGTCCCAGATCAACCGCGCTATTCACTGGATTGCCCGCCATTTCATGCATGCTTTTGACATCGCTGACGTCGCAGGGATTGCGGGGATGAGTCTGTCCACCTTCCACCGCCATTTTCGGGCCGCAACCAACATGAGTCCCATGCAGTACCGTACCCACCTGCGCCTCCAAGAAGCGCGGCGCCGTATGGTCAGTGAACACATCGACGCAGCACAGGCCGCATTTTCTGTCGGCTATGAAAGCCCATCACAATTCAGTCGCGAATACAAAAGAATGTTCGGCCGCCCACCCGCACAGGATGTCAAAGCTGTTGGCGTGTCGCAGGACGCAGAGGCGGCACCGAACATCAAAAGGGCAGGGGGTCTATCTTAA
- a CDS encoding AraC family transcriptional regulator yields the protein MKNLTSSETHTVIVGNQLDGRGNPGFAFRNPSAPIFYDWHDHPCHQITYAKRGVTQIEGPDGWHLLPTAHAIWIPAETRHRTMIRNLDGVSVYFDPTHFPADHPAQILTFPVTAMLKEMLFYTLRWPAGATEQHPVAQSFFHTLSLLCLEHMLAKHEGVFRLPRATNPSLIRAMDTTLADPGSANLALALKQAGMSERSFRRHFHDETGMTWQEWATQARLFRAATMLAEGLRVTDVAAEVGYASLSAFAKAFTQLFGMSPTHYRKLQTGNE from the coding sequence ATGAAAAACCTGACATCCAGCGAGACACACACCGTTATCGTTGGAAATCAGCTTGATGGTCGCGGCAACCCCGGTTTTGCATTCCGCAACCCTTCCGCACCCATCTTCTATGACTGGCATGACCACCCTTGCCACCAGATCACCTACGCCAAACGTGGGGTTACTCAAATTGAGGGGCCAGATGGCTGGCACCTTCTCCCCACCGCACATGCCATCTGGATTCCTGCGGAAACCCGCCACCGGACCATGATCCGCAATCTGGATGGAGTATCCGTCTACTTTGACCCCACACACTTCCCTGCGGACCATCCCGCGCAGATCCTGACTTTCCCCGTGACCGCCATGCTCAAGGAAATGCTGTTTTATACTCTACGCTGGCCTGCCGGGGCCACAGAGCAGCACCCTGTTGCACAGAGTTTTTTCCATACTCTGAGCCTGCTGTGTCTGGAGCACATGCTGGCAAAACATGAAGGTGTTTTCAGGCTCCCACGCGCCACAAACCCATCTCTCATACGCGCAATGGATACGACGCTAGCAGATCCGGGATCTGCCAACCTTGCACTCGCCCTGAAACAAGCGGGCATGTCTGAGCGGAGTTTTCGCCGCCACTTTCATGATGAAACAGGCATGACATGGCAGGAATGGGCAACACAGGCGCGCCTTTTCCGTGCGGCAACCATGCTGGCAGAGGGGCTACGCGTCACCGATGTGGCGGCTGAGGTCGGCTATGCATCCCTTAGTGCCTTTGCCAAGGCATTTACGCAGTTGTTCGGTATGTCACCCACCCATTACCGAAAACTTCAAACAGGGAATGAATGA
- the nusB gene encoding transcription antitermination factor NusB, with protein MPELQDPTKLNGAQRPRTAARVAAVQALFQIEQNGDQTDTVIEQFLVHRFGTTLDGASYEDGCIPEADTVLFRSIVRDAIASKTVLTDSIRQVLPATWPLERLDPVLRALFLAAGGEGKDDSIPTPILINEYMDVAHSFFSGDEPRLVNGVLDALFRKMKSADNDGELPSDQPID; from the coding sequence ATGCCGGAATTACAGGACCCCACAAAACTGAATGGTGCACAGCGCCCGCGCACGGCTGCGCGCGTAGCGGCTGTCCAGGCACTGTTTCAGATCGAGCAGAATGGGGACCAGACAGACACCGTCATTGAGCAGTTTCTCGTCCACCGTTTTGGCACCACGCTGGATGGTGCGTCTTACGAAGATGGCTGCATCCCCGAGGCCGACACCGTTCTGTTCCGGAGCATTGTCCGCGATGCCATCGCCTCCAAAACAGTTCTGACCGACAGCATACGGCAAGTCTTGCCCGCCACTTGGCCGCTTGAGCGTCTGGACCCAGTCCTGCGTGCGCTTTTTCTCGCAGCTGGAGGAGAGGGCAAGGATGATTCTATCCCCACCCCCATCCTGATCAATGAATATATGGATGTGGCACACAGCTTTTTCTCAGGCGATGAACCCCGCCTGGTTAATGGTGTGCTGGATGCGCTGTTCCGGAAAATGAAATCGGCAGATAACGATGGTGAACTCCCCTCCGACCAGCCAATCGACTAA
- a CDS encoding class I SAM-dependent methyltransferase, whose translation MSDIAPSHDARIVAQFTRWAKPFADLPIHAEAESMAQTLAACSVNAGMNVLDVACGPGIVACELAQAGVQVTAIDLTPAMIEQAQLRAASMNVAVDYYISDAQALPFRTASFDRVITRYSFHHMQVPGNVLSEMVRVCRPGGRIIVIDAMPAPKCQTGYDQAETLRDPSHTSALTLPQLLSLGADAGLQLLLTQQYRLESRLQDQVAPEDWSALNDLFAEDIAGGQNRLGMGAWKAEDGIHFYFPISIVAWLKPEA comes from the coding sequence ATGTCAGATATTGCTCCATCTCATGATGCACGCATCGTCGCGCAGTTTACACGCTGGGCAAAGCCTTTTGCCGATCTGCCTATTCATGCTGAGGCGGAAAGCATGGCACAGACACTAGCTGCCTGTTCAGTAAATGCAGGTATGAACGTGCTGGATGTTGCCTGTGGGCCGGGAATTGTTGCTTGTGAACTGGCACAGGCCGGGGTGCAGGTGACCGCCATTGACCTGACGCCTGCCATGATCGAACAGGCGCAACTGCGTGCAGCCAGCATGAATGTGGCTGTGGACTACTATATTAGTGATGCGCAGGCTCTGCCATTCCGGACAGCAAGCTTTGACCGCGTTATAACGCGGTACAGCTTCCACCACATGCAGGTGCCTGGAAACGTTTTGTCGGAAATGGTGCGTGTCTGTCGCCCCGGTGGGCGGATTATTGTGATTGATGCAATGCCAGCCCCAAAGTGCCAGACGGGCTATGATCAGGCGGAAACCTTACGGGACCCGTCACATACCAGCGCACTGACGTTGCCACAATTATTGTCATTGGGCGCCGACGCAGGTTTGCAGCTTTTGCTGACACAACAATACCGCCTGGAATCACGGTTACAGGATCAGGTGGCGCCAGAAGACTGGTCGGCTCTGAATGATCTGTTTGCAGAAGATATAGCAGGCGGGCAGAATCGCTTGGGAATGGGGGCCTGGAAAGCGGAGGATGGGATCCACTTCTACTTTCCGATTTCAATAGTGGCATGGCTGAAGCCTGAGGCTTAA
- a CDS encoding SDR family NAD(P)-dependent oxidoreductase: MTSVTVAPGVSRSILITGASGGIGMELARHYAAPGRTLVLWGRNAERLAEIATRCCANGARVFTRQVDLQDGNAALTAFAQDDATHELDLVILGAGLSDIQSMDSKTEEPEKVLQLALVNYATPVSLATAAARAMMARKGGRIALIGSVAGMYELPFAASYSSSKAGLAFFAKAARLAWRQHGVSLTLIAPGFVNTAMSQRLEGPRPFLVSPRHAARVIARAVARQQAEYIFPWPFRVLNVLVRLVPQSLRERILLRLAVGQKESKR; encoded by the coding sequence GTGACCTCCGTTACAGTCGCACCAGGAGTTTCACGCTCCATCCTTATAACAGGGGCCAGTGGCGGCATTGGCATGGAGTTGGCGCGCCATTACGCAGCCCCAGGCCGCACGCTGGTTTTATGGGGCAGAAATGCCGAGCGCCTGGCCGAAATTGCAACGCGTTGCTGCGCCAATGGCGCACGCGTTTTTACCCGGCAGGTTGATCTACAGGATGGCAATGCAGCCTTGACGGCCTTCGCACAGGACGATGCCACACACGAGTTAGACCTTGTTATCCTGGGGGCAGGTCTGTCTGATATTCAGAGCATGGACAGCAAGACGGAAGAGCCTGAAAAAGTGCTCCAGCTCGCGTTGGTCAACTATGCCACACCAGTCAGCCTGGCCACGGCCGCAGCACGCGCCATGATGGCCCGCAAAGGTGGGCGTATTGCCCTGATCGGCTCCGTAGCCGGGATGTACGAACTCCCCTTCGCAGCCTCCTACAGCAGCTCCAAGGCTGGTCTGGCTTTTTTTGCCAAGGCCGCTCGACTGGCCTGGCGGCAGCATGGGGTATCCCTGACGCTCATCGCCCCCGGTTTTGTCAACACAGCCATGAGCCAGAGGCTTGAAGGCCCACGGCCTTTCCTGGTGTCCCCCCGGCATGCGGCCCGTGTTATTGCCCGCGCCGTTGCCCGTCAGCAGGCTGAGTATATCTTCCCATGGCCATTCAGGGTGCTGAACGTACTCGTGCGCCTGGTGCCACAAAGCCTGCGGGAACGTATTCTCCTACGTCTTGCCGTTGGCCAGAAGGAGAGTAAACGCTAA
- a CDS encoding peptide deformylase, producing the protein MTVRSIVPFPDPRLRQVAHTVTVFDGQLRLLAADITETMRLAPGIGMTASHIGVAQRVYVLELPEDVQPQTYVNPEITWLSDETAQNEEGSVSMPGVTELVTRSCRVTVRYQDINGNEQLEHADGLRAICHQHEIDQLNGLFWTQKLSSLRRNRLMARYKKLHTMKKVAEHT; encoded by the coding sequence ATGACAGTACGCAGCATCGTCCCCTTTCCAGACCCAAGGTTACGGCAGGTCGCCCACACGGTTACAGTTTTTGATGGTCAGCTACGCCTCTTAGCCGCTGACATTACCGAAACCATGCGCTTGGCGCCGGGGATCGGGATGACTGCATCGCATATCGGTGTAGCCCAGCGTGTTTATGTTCTTGAACTGCCTGAGGACGTGCAGCCACAAACCTATGTTAACCCGGAAATTACCTGGCTTTCGGACGAAACCGCCCAGAATGAGGAAGGCAGTGTTTCCATGCCCGGCGTGACTGAATTGGTCACAAGATCTTGCAGAGTAACAGTCCGCTATCAGGATATTAACGGGAATGAGCAGCTTGAGCATGCTGATGGCCTACGTGCCATTTGCCATCAGCATGAAATAGATCAGTTAAACGGTCTATTCTGGACACAGAAGCTCTCCAGCCTGCGCCGGAACCGCCTTATGGCGCGCTACAAAAAGCTGCACACTATGAAGAAGGTTGCAGAACACACATAA
- a CDS encoding copper chaperone PCu(A)C gives MKRCRLTVALLSGLFVTHVSTSIVQAAASPPVAVSQGKDDEQKDITVEAVQLVLDPDKGPPALYFTIRNHGSAVHLLSDVSTPGCASLVGQHVDQENTPETRDLFKHLALPAATTLVFAPGGYSLACFGQSPDIQVGRSIPVTFRFYGGATKVVQADVITAQDNKAH, from the coding sequence ATGAAACGCTGCCGTCTGACTGTCGCGCTCCTCTCGGGCCTGTTTGTCACTCATGTCTCAACCAGTATTGTGCAGGCAGCCGCCAGTCCTCCCGTTGCTGTATCTCAGGGGAAGGATGACGAGCAGAAGGATATTACCGTAGAGGCTGTGCAACTGGTGCTTGACCCAGACAAAGGCCCCCCTGCCTTGTATTTTACCATTCGCAACCACGGTAGTGCGGTCCACTTGCTCTCAGACGTTTCTACGCCCGGTTGTGCAAGCCTTGTTGGGCAGCATGTTGATCAGGAAAATACACCCGAGACGCGGGACCTGTTCAAACATCTGGCCTTACCTGCCGCGACAACACTGGTTTTTGCTCCCGGTGGCTACAGCCTTGCGTGCTTTGGGCAGAGCCCAGATATTCAGGTGGGCCGTAGTATCCCAGTAACATTCCGGTTTTATGGGGGGGCGACTAAAGTCGTGCAGGCAGACGTGATTACTGCACAGGATAACAAGGCTCATTAG